The Gloeocapsopsis sp. IPPAS B-1203 region GAGCTTGTATCAACTGCCAGCGATCGCTAATCGGTAATTGTAATGCCTGTTTTTGCAATTCTGGCAATGTCATCAGCATTCTCCTCAATCCAGCCTATAAAATCATTTTAACGAGCCAAGTGACAACTCTAGTTAACACATCATGGCATCTTTCTTATTCAAGAGTCACTGAAGCTAGTTCATGGAAATGCGATCGCATCACTTTTTGGCGACTTCTCTAAGGCAATTCTGGGTTAGGTTTGGTATCAAACTGCTGTCGAATCTTCTCACTAATTTCAGTCAAAACCTGATTCATATCCTGCAAGTCCTACTGCTAATTTACTTCAATTGCTAATATGCCCAGATTTGAGTAAAATCTTGCAAGCACACTAGTGTATTTGTGTGTCAGAGGATGAAAGTGCGATTAGAGTAATTAACAAAAGTGCGATCGCGCCAAAAATTATAGTAATAGTCAAGACAGTTAGGACATGACAGAGACTTAGAATCATTACTTGAACTATCGCTTAACCCTAAACCCTAACCTCTGACCTCTACTATAATTCTAAGTATTAAGCAGGACTTACCAAATCACCTCAACTGAGTATTTGATAATTTGCTTATCTAAAGTAACAATCGGCATTTTCTCAATTTGGCTTTGAGCAATCAGTATTCGATCAAAAGGATCTCGATGCAAATCTGGTAAATTCACCACCTGCAAAGCGTGAGTTATTTGAATCGATAAACTCTCAAATCGGTTCATTGCTAATCGACTGGGAATATAACGTTCTGGAATATCAGGTAAAATCAGTTTTCCTAAACGCACTTTAATGACGATTTCCCATGCACTCGCAGCACTCAAGTAGAATATATTACTAGGCTCAATGATTAAACTTCGCACCGTAGAGGAAAGCCTAGAATCATCTGTAACCCACCAAAGAAACGTATGCGTATCGAGTATTGCTCTCATTCTACCTGGTCTACAGGGCAAAGAAAGTCATTAAGAATATCTTCTGGTAGGGGATCATCAAAATCAGCAGCAATGACGACTTGATCGCGATCTAAGCCTGGAATTCGCACTGATGGCTTATCAATCGGTACTATTCGCGCAATTGGAGTACCAGCTTGTGAAATAATGACTTCTTCTCCAGATAAAACTTGACCTAGCAATTGTGCTAACTCTGCCTGTGCTTGTGGAAGTTCTACATAAAGCATTTGATAATTACTCCCAACTTATCACTTAATATTAACCATAGCGCGATCGCCCGCACTGTTGCTGTAGTTGTCATATAAATTGCGATCTTCCCAGAAACATCTAAAAATGCTCTTTGTGTTGCTACAATTCTAACTGGGATAGCATTGTCAAAAAATCTTGTGGCATCATTGCACAAACAGAAGAAGCCATAAAATCTGGTGTATTTCGCGTCACAATAACCTCTAAACCAGCAACATTGGCTACTGCGCTTGTTACTGCATCTTCAAAGTCTGTCATTGAGCTTTGCAACGCTTGCCGAATTACCTCATCTGTTACACTAGCAACTTGAATGTGTTGCAAAATCTTCGCAAGTTGCTGGCGTGCCGACTGATTGCCAATTTGACGCCGCAAAACATAGAAAATATTAGTAACTGCATGACCTGAAACATAACCTTGTACTTGTTGCTGCGTAACTGTATTCAATGCTTGTGCAGAAGCTATAACAAACGGCTGGCGCTGTGCTAAAACATCTAGCAACACATCACTATCAAACAACACCCGCTTCAACGGTACTTCTCCTCAAGATAATCCACATAGGATTCTGTTGTATCTGCTGTATCTAGTGTGATGACACCGATTAAACTTTGAGTCCAAGGATCGAGATCCATTAAAGACTTTTCCTTTTCAGTTGAACTCGGAGAAATTGACGTTTCTTGTTGAATTGATGCTAGTAATAACTGAACTAAACGCCAGCGATCGCTAATCGGTAATTGTAATGCCTGTTTTTGCAATTCTGGCAACGTCATCAGAATTCTCCTCAATCCAGCCTATAAAATCATTTTAACGAGCCAAGTGACAACTCTAATTAACACATCATGGCATCTTTCTTATTCGAGAGTCACTGAAGCTAGTTCATGGAAATGCGATCGCATCACTTTTTGGCGACTTCTCTAAGAGGATGTTTGAAAAGTCAAAGCGCGTTAAAAATCATGCAAGTCGTCGAACCATAATACGGATCATGGCAATATAAATAAAAGTCTCCGAGGTTTGTGGTAGTCGTTCATAATCTTTACTTA contains the following coding sequences:
- a CDS encoding type II toxin-antitoxin system prevent-host-death family antitoxin; the protein is MLYVELPQAQAELAQLLGQVLSGEEVIISQAGTPIARIVPIDKPSVRIPGLDRDQVVIAADFDDPLPEDILNDFLCPVDQVE
- a CDS encoding type II toxin-antitoxin system VapC family toxin codes for the protein MRAILDTHTFLWWVTDDSRLSSTVRSLIIEPSNIFYLSAASAWEIVIKVRLGKLILPDIPERYIPSRLAMNRFESLSIQITHALQVVNLPDLHRDPFDRILIAQSQIEKMPIVTLDKQIIKYSVEVIW
- a CDS encoding PIN domain-containing protein translates to MLFDSDVLLDVLAQRQPFVIASAQALNTVTQQQVQGYVSGHAVTNIFYVLRRQIGNQSARQQLAKILQHIQVASVTDEVIRQALQSSMTDFEDAVTSAVANVAGLEVIVTRNTPDFMASSVCAMMPQDFLTMLSQLEL